One window from the genome of Parasteatoda tepidariorum isolate YZ-2023 chromosome 8, CAS_Ptep_4.0, whole genome shotgun sequence encodes:
- the LOC107443186 gene encoding methylated-DNA--protein-cysteine methyltransferase, translating into MCTVQSAFFNTSIGVLFISCCKRGVHSIDVKNCINKQRNLEELDIKADYNSVLTNLMVWLKNYFEASNKILEGVPTICPTVLSSKGKFTEKVWKTLFTCVPFGTSISYGGLAELSGNSSASRAVGTAMKNNPVPILIPCHRVIKSDGSIGHYSGGNGVKEWLLKHEKNGIL; encoded by the exons ATGTGTACTGTACAAAGTGCTTTTTTCAATACTTCTATTGGTGTGCTGTTTATCTCTTGTTGCAAAAGAGGTGTGCATTCCATTGACGTAAAGAATTGCATTAACAAGCAACGAAACCTTGAAGAATT AGACATCAAAGCCGATTACAATTCTGTGCTGACTAATTTGATGGTGTGGctcaagaattattttgaagctTCTAACAAAATTCTTGAGGGTGTTCCTACTATTTGTCCTACTGTTTTATCTtcaaaag ggaaatttactgaaaaagtttggaaaacacTATTTACGTGTGTACCCTTTGGTACATCCATTTCTTATGGTGGCTTAGCTGAACTTAGTGGAAATTCATCTGCTTCTAGAGCTGTGGGTACTGCGATGAAAAATAATCCAGTTCCAATACTCATTCCATGTCATAGGGTTATTAAGAGTGATGGCAGCATAGGACATTATTCTGGCGGAAATGGTGTAAAGGAATGGTTacttaaacatgaaaaaaatggtaTACTGTGA
- the LOC107443185 gene encoding F-box/LRR-repeat protein 7, with the protein MSMNTYGNISVLPVEVIEKIFLYLSANDKLNVSLVCKQWLNIIDQPKLLRNLLVFVKYNTTCIIHSTFTRNFSHFIFDDLDITFECVNFFLKHGQYIKFIAFKNCSIELKAESGCKNLNICPNLESLEFEDCFLDIFYHLPCLKELSVSSEETFSITDRVLYVFQKTMPHLERFVLHHPAASANVVIKRFYPRQKKWTERPSDLILTLPAIRDFVHTRSKTLIHLSIRNKDMQPNYALSLFKSEHFKLRRLFLNKLFECVNIIPQICQYQTSLTELHLTCLQISDAAIKLICSILPSLEAFTMQNNLLLDSSIVDIFQLKCLQTLGLESCSNIRLESFNNALKVFQLHNLRSLDLSSTKPDDECVRNVLRLTPKLWSLNLSSCLCISDETVHIICVKLHMLRFLALSGCKNVTDSGLISSQEPKVSLSNIKGLRELHLKMCPKITVNGLLESVKFLELQSLHIQNNEFNVLDTMQRLKTQNPSLRFDPFLLAEKRQNMLYPY; encoded by the exons atGAGTATGAATACTTATGGAAATATATCAGTTTTACCTGTGGAG gtgattgaaaaaattttcctctaTCTCTCTGCCAATGACAAACTGAATGTTTCTTTGGTCTGTAAGCAATGGTTGAATATAATTGATCAACCTAAACTTCTAAGAAATTTACTTGTCTTTGTCAAATATAATACAACATGCATCATTCATTCAACTTTCACACGCAATTTTAGccactttatttttgatgatcttGACATTACGTTTGAATgcgttaattttttcttgaaacatGGGCAATATATAAAGTtcatagcatttaaaaattgcagcaTTGAATTGAAAGCTGAGTCAGGgtgtaagaatttaaatatttgtcctAATCTAGAGTCTCTAGAGTTTGAGGATTGCTTTTTAGACATTTTCTATCATCTTCCGTGCCTGAAAGAACTATCTGTCAGTAGCGAAGAAACTTTTTCTATCACTGATAGAGTTctttatgtatttcaaaaaacaatgcCCCATCTGGAAAGATTTGTGCTCCACCATCCTGCAGCTTCTGCGAATGTTGTTATCAAAAGATTTTATCCGAGACAAAAGAAATGGACTGAAAGACCATCTGACTTAATTCTGACCCTTCCTGCCATTCGTGATTTTGTTCACACCCGATCCAAAACATTGATTCACCTTTCTATAAGGAACAAAGATATGCAACCTAATTATGCCCtgagtttatttaaaagtgaacattttaaactgagacgtttgtttttgaataagttGTTTGAGTGTGTTAATATTATCCCCCAAATATGCCAATACCAAACTTCATTAACAGAGCTACATTTAACTTGTTTACAGATCAGTGATGCCGCCATAAAGCTAATCTGCTCCATTTTACCATCCCTCGAAGCTTTTACGATGCAAAATAATCTATTGTTAGATTCTAGCATTGTTGACATTTTCCAATTGAAGTGTTTGCAAACTTTGGGTCTTGAGTCTTGTTCAAACATTAGACTGGAAAGCTTCAACAATGCTCTAAAAGTGTTTCAGCTCCATAATCTAAGATCATTAGATCTTTCATCAACTAAACCAGATGATGAATGTGTTAGAAATGTATTGAGACTAACTCCTAAGCTCTGGTCTCTGAATTTAAGCTCCTGCTTGTGCATTTCTGACGAAACAGTTCATATTATTTGTGTAAAACTGCATATGTTGAGATTTTTGGCCCTCAGCGGCTGTAAGAATGTTACAGATAGCGGTCTGATAAGTTCACAAGAACCAAAAGTGTCTCTCTCCAATATCAAAGGACTCAGAGAATTACACTTGAAAATGTGTCCTAAAATAACTGTTAACGGCTTATTAGAAAGTGTAAAGTTTCTGGAGTTGCAATCTTTACATATTCAAAACAATGAGTTTAATGTTTTAGATACAATGCAACGATTGAAAACTCAAAATCCATCTCTTCGATTTGATCCTTTTTTACTGGCAGAAAAACGGCAGAACATGCTTTACCCTTATTAG